In the genome of Acidobacteriota bacterium, one region contains:
- a CDS encoding SCO family protein, with amino-acid sequence MTASPIARTAGLVLALTVAASSLAGCGDRQPSAAASAPAASRDLPPDGTLTGESIFDLDLPLVDHAGRTLKLADLGGHVMVAAMVYTSCTTICIMITEEMKQIERQLAGVDRDVRYVLFSLDPGRDTPAAMQQFAKAHELDTSRWTLYAASEEGVRDLAAVLGVKYREEENGEIAHSAMIFVIDGRGVVRHRQVGVRQDPAPLVAAVQKAR; translated from the coding sequence ATGACCGCGTCGCCGATCGCACGCACCGCCGGCCTCGTGCTGGCGTTGACCGTCGCCGCCAGCAGCCTCGCCGGGTGCGGCGACCGCCAGCCATCGGCGGCGGCATCCGCGCCGGCCGCCTCCCGCGATCTGCCGCCTGACGGAACGCTCACGGGCGAGTCGATCTTCGATCTCGACCTTCCGCTCGTCGACCACGCGGGCCGCACGCTGAAGCTCGCGGACCTCGGCGGGCACGTGATGGTCGCCGCGATGGTGTACACGTCGTGCACGACCATCTGCATCATGATCACCGAGGAGATGAAGCAGATCGAACGGCAACTGGCCGGCGTCGATCGCGACGTGCGCTACGTGCTGTTCTCGCTCGACCCCGGGCGCGACACGCCGGCCGCGATGCAGCAGTTCGCGAAGGCGCACGAGCTCGACACGAGCCGCTGGACGCTGTACGCGGCATCCGAGGAAGGCGTGCGCGATCTGGCCGCCGTGCTGGGCGTGAAGTACCGCGAGGAGGAGAACGGCGAGATCGCGCACTCGGCGATGATCTTCGTCATCGACGGCCGCGGCGTCGTGCGGCACCGCCAGGTCGGCGTCCGGCAGGATCCGGCGCCGCTCGTCGCCGCCGTCCAGAAAGCCCGCTAG
- a CDS encoding OmpA family protein, with product MRKSLIVLSVFAFATAGSAACATKGFVRNQVGQVSSKVDSLGQALEQTQERQRESEAKLGQQIGDVDTRAGAAQSAADRAGTAASTADTKAVAANEAASRAMTKVEEVDKAAKRIVYEVVLSEDQGNFKFGGADLPDTAKAKIDEVVNQLMSDPKGAYFEIEGHTDNVGDKVYNERLGLDRADAVKRYLYEQHHIPLHRMNVISYGEDKPAGDNKTRQGRAQNRRVVIRVLA from the coding sequence ATGCGGAAGTCATTGATTGTCCTGAGCGTGTTCGCATTCGCCACCGCGGGGTCGGCGGCGTGCGCCACGAAAGGGTTCGTCCGGAACCAGGTCGGCCAGGTGAGCAGCAAGGTCGACTCGCTCGGCCAGGCGCTCGAGCAGACGCAGGAGCGTCAGCGCGAGAGCGAAGCCAAGCTGGGGCAGCAGATCGGCGACGTCGACACGAGGGCCGGCGCGGCCCAGAGCGCGGCGGATCGCGCCGGCACGGCGGCGTCCACCGCCGACACGAAGGCCGTCGCGGCCAACGAGGCGGCGAGCCGCGCGATGACGAAGGTGGAGGAAGTCGACAAGGCCGCCAAGCGCATCGTCTACGAAGTGGTGCTGAGCGAGGACCAGGGCAACTTCAAGTTCGGCGGAGCGGACCTGCCGGACACGGCGAAGGCGAAGATCGACGAGGTGGTCAACCAGCTCATGTCGGATCCGAAGGGCGCCTACTTCGAGATCGAAGGCCACACCGACAACGTCGGCGACAAGGTGTACAACGAGCGGCTCGGCCTCGACCGCGCCGACGCGGTGAAGCGGTACCTCTACGAGCAGCACCACATCCCGCTGCACCGGATGAACGTGATCAGCTACGGCGAAGACAAACCGGCCGGCGACAACAAGACCCGCCAGGGCCGCGCCCAGAACCGCCGCGTCGTCATCCGCGTGCTCGCGTAG
- a CDS encoding hydrogenase iron-sulfur subunit, with protein sequence MLKTIERAMLGLVTRADAIANRLYTWRFNPLYQSGTIAVAMWLVLLVTGVWLLLFYRVGAPWESVSRLTGDLWLGNWVRGLHRYATDAAIVATAVHAVRMFAQARSWGARTMAWVTGGLLVVLLYLCAWTGYVMVWDTFGEQLAVAGARMADRLPVLSEPVSRAFTGERPVPSVFFFITLFAHIGVPLGMGVMFWLHVKRLQRPMLLPPRPLLWTVVGLLAAVAIARPLVMVPKANPFALPTVVPADVFVAFWLPLSSRIGGGALLALLTGAAAALLVVPAFTRRPRGARPPASTVDPDVCTGCTHCATDCPYGAIEMVPRTDARPTLVAEVNPDLCVSCGICSASCAPMGIGPAGRTGRDQLAAAREVMTTVRHGSVVALGCERGAGRFAPAIESAGAAFRPVSCAGNLHTSVIERLVRDGAGGVLVIACPPRDCWNREGPKWLAERMFQGREAELQPRVPRARVRITYAGAHESALALAAVRAFKADIAALGTAAPEPVDAGDAAVCETVPEEVLR encoded by the coding sequence ATGCTGAAGACGATCGAGCGCGCGATGCTCGGGCTCGTGACGAGAGCCGATGCGATCGCGAACCGGCTCTATACCTGGCGGTTCAATCCCCTCTACCAGAGCGGCACGATTGCGGTGGCGATGTGGCTGGTGCTGCTCGTCACCGGGGTCTGGCTGCTGCTGTTCTATCGCGTGGGCGCGCCATGGGAATCGGTGAGCCGGCTGACCGGCGACCTCTGGCTCGGCAACTGGGTGCGGGGCCTGCATCGGTACGCGACCGACGCGGCGATCGTCGCGACCGCCGTGCACGCCGTCCGGATGTTCGCGCAGGCGCGAAGCTGGGGCGCACGCACGATGGCGTGGGTCACCGGCGGGCTGCTGGTGGTGCTGCTCTACCTCTGTGCGTGGACCGGCTACGTGATGGTCTGGGACACGTTCGGCGAGCAGCTCGCGGTCGCCGGCGCGCGGATGGCCGACCGGCTGCCGGTCCTGTCGGAGCCGGTGAGCCGCGCGTTCACGGGCGAGCGCCCGGTGCCGAGCGTGTTCTTCTTCATCACGCTCTTCGCGCACATCGGCGTGCCGCTCGGCATGGGCGTCATGTTCTGGCTGCACGTCAAGCGGCTGCAGCGGCCGATGCTGCTGCCGCCGCGTCCGCTGCTGTGGACCGTGGTGGGCCTGCTGGCCGCGGTCGCGATCGCGCGGCCCCTGGTCATGGTGCCGAAAGCCAATCCGTTCGCGCTGCCCACCGTGGTGCCGGCCGACGTCTTCGTCGCGTTCTGGCTGCCGCTCAGCTCGAGGATCGGCGGCGGCGCGCTCTTGGCGCTGCTGACCGGCGCAGCCGCGGCGTTGTTGGTCGTGCCCGCGTTCACGCGCCGGCCTCGGGGGGCGAGACCTCCGGCGTCGACGGTCGATCCCGACGTCTGCACGGGCTGCACGCACTGCGCCACCGACTGTCCCTACGGCGCCATCGAGATGGTGCCGAGGACGGACGCGCGTCCGACGCTCGTCGCCGAGGTGAATCCGGATCTGTGCGTGAGCTGCGGTATCTGCTCGGCGTCCTGCGCGCCGATGGGCATCGGACCGGCGGGCCGCACGGGGCGGGACCAGCTCGCGGCGGCCCGTGAGGTCATGACCACCGTGCGGCACGGCAGCGTCGTCGCTCTCGGCTGCGAGCGCGGCGCCGGGCGATTCGCGCCGGCGATCGAGTCCGCTGGCGCCGCCTTCCGGCCGGTCTCGTGCGCCGGCAACCTGCACACGTCCGTGATCGAGCGCCTCGTTCGCGACGGCGCCGGCGGCGTGCTGGTGATCGCGTGTCCGCCTCGCGACTGCTGGAATCGCGAAGGGCCGAAGTGGCTGGCCGAGCGGATGTTCCAGGGGCGCGAGGCCGAGCTGCAGCCCAGAGTACCGAGAGCGCGCGTGCGGATCACCTACGCTGGCGCCCATGAATCCGCGCTGGCGCTCGCGGCAGTGCGCGCGTTCAAGGCCGACATCGCGGCGCTCGGCACGGCCGCGCCGGAACCGGTCGACGCCGGCGACGCCGCCGTGTGCGAGACCGTCCCCGAGGAAGTGCTGAGATGA
- a CDS encoding VWA domain-containing protein — protein MRRLASVLVAVIGCTATWASASQPQDAPVFRAGVDRVTVAATVKTRRGRPVLGLQPEDFQLFDNGVRRPITDFRSDAGPVSLALLVDFSGSMGVAARRQATHDAAYHLISTLTPGVDQAGLYVFDSRLRELQSLAPAPGDILSQLDAVSRPFGATSLFDAIAETGRVLATVGSPRRAVVAITDGADNWSRLSAEQVSGIASSIDVPVYIMVVVSPFDRFGRSTVDDPRLVDAAMSGPLANLAHWTGGEIHVGVGPLQTGQAAKQIVAELRQQYLIAFEPGRQTGWHPIELRMRDKDLVVRARSGYVVQGPREGL, from the coding sequence ATGCGTCGTCTTGCGAGCGTCCTCGTCGCTGTGATCGGCTGCACCGCCACGTGGGCGAGCGCGTCGCAGCCGCAGGACGCCCCGGTGTTTCGCGCCGGCGTCGACCGCGTGACCGTCGCGGCGACGGTGAAGACGCGGCGCGGCAGGCCGGTGCTGGGCCTGCAGCCCGAGGACTTCCAACTCTTCGACAACGGCGTACGGCGGCCGATCACCGACTTCCGCAGCGACGCGGGCCCGGTGAGCCTCGCGCTGCTCGTGGACTTCAGCGGCAGCATGGGCGTGGCCGCGCGGCGGCAGGCCACCCATGACGCAGCGTATCACCTGATCAGCACGCTCACGCCTGGCGTGGACCAGGCTGGCCTGTACGTGTTCGACTCCCGACTGCGCGAACTGCAATCGCTCGCGCCGGCGCCGGGCGACATCCTCTCGCAGCTCGATGCCGTGTCGCGTCCGTTCGGCGCGACCTCGCTCTTCGACGCCATCGCCGAAACCGGCCGTGTGCTCGCCACGGTGGGCAGCCCACGGCGCGCGGTGGTGGCCATCACCGATGGCGCGGACAACTGGAGCCGGCTGTCCGCGGAACAGGTGTCCGGCATCGCCAGCTCGATCGACGTGCCGGTCTACATCATGGTCGTGGTCTCGCCCTTCGATCGGTTCGGCCGGTCGACCGTGGACGATCCACGTCTGGTCGATGCCGCCATGAGCGGCCCGTTGGCCAATCTCGCTCACTGGACCGGGGGCGAGATTCATGTCGGTGTCGGTCCGCTGCAGACGGGCCAGGCCGCGAAGCAGATCGTCGCCGAGCTGCGCCAGCAGTATCTCATCGCGTTCGAACCAGGCCGCCAGACGGGGTGGCATCCGATCGAGCTGCGCATGCGGGACAAGGATCTCGTCGTGCGGGCACGCAGCGGATACGTCGTCCAGGGGCCGCGGGAAGGTCTGTAA
- a CDS encoding cytochrome c oxidase subunit II, translating to MLTDTHTGLDFPQGTWWKPAHKSEKVWVAIAFVWCMVLFAMMPLWHWKGGQNPSGIRRTTTPADFMARVTEFTNQYKVGEDRGLPIVAPPPGADVYLVAYSFQWSPILKLQKNVEYTLHLSSLDVNHGFSLYPINVNFQVVPGYDYGLRVTPNAAGDFRIICNEFCGIGHHIMVGRVMVDDAPSVASLGGVR from the coding sequence ATGCTGACCGACACGCACACCGGGCTGGACTTCCCCCAGGGCACCTGGTGGAAACCGGCGCACAAATCCGAGAAGGTCTGGGTCGCCATCGCCTTCGTCTGGTGCATGGTGCTCTTCGCCATGATGCCGCTCTGGCACTGGAAAGGCGGCCAGAACCCGTCGGGCATCCGCCGGACGACGACGCCCGCCGACTTCATGGCGCGGGTGACGGAGTTCACGAACCAGTACAAGGTCGGCGAGGATCGCGGGCTGCCGATCGTGGCGCCGCCGCCCGGCGCCGACGTGTACCTCGTCGCCTACTCGTTCCAGTGGTCGCCGATTCTCAAGCTGCAGAAGAACGTCGAGTACACGCTCCATCTCTCGTCGCTCGACGTGAACCACGGCTTCTCGCTCTACCCGATCAACGTCAATTTCCAGGTCGTCCCCGGCTACGACTACGGGCTGCGCGTCACGCCCAACGCGGCGGGCGACTTCCGGATCATCTGCAATGAGTTCTGCGGCATCGGCCACCACATCATGGTCGGCCGCGTGATGGTGGACGACGCGCCGTCCGTGGCGTCCCTGGGAGGTGTGCGATGA
- a CDS encoding formylglycine-generating enzyme family protein — translation MKARRRDETTRVAARAAILVVCLASTAGVVAQERRDAAVSKPPAGMVTVPAGSYVPLYRPPTSPTAAGPGRAGAATPAVPVSRRVEAFQMDVFPVTNGEYLEFVRQHPEWRKWRVKKLFAEESYLSHWKDELDPGPLAPADSPVVNVSWFAARAYLKAQGKELPTVDQWEYAAAASETRRDASRDAAFIDRLRVWYGQAVPDPLPSVRTGFRNVYGIRGLHGLVWEWTLDFNSALVSGESRADSALERSLYCGSGASGAADFENYPAFMRYALRSSLQARYAVGSLGFRGVRNLPSGGTR, via the coding sequence ATGAAGGCACGACGACGGGATGAGACGACACGGGTGGCGGCCAGGGCCGCCATCCTCGTCGTCTGTCTCGCGAGCACCGCCGGCGTCGTGGCGCAGGAGCGCCGCGACGCCGCGGTCTCGAAGCCTCCGGCCGGGATGGTGACCGTGCCGGCCGGCTCGTACGTGCCGCTCTACCGTCCGCCCACGTCGCCGACCGCCGCGGGGCCGGGGCGCGCCGGCGCCGCGACGCCGGCGGTCCCGGTCTCCCGCCGCGTCGAGGCGTTCCAGATGGACGTCTTCCCCGTCACGAACGGCGAGTACTTGGAGTTCGTGCGCCAGCATCCCGAGTGGCGCAAGTGGCGTGTCAAGAAGCTCTTCGCCGAAGAATCGTATCTCTCGCACTGGAAGGACGAGCTCGATCCCGGTCCGCTGGCGCCCGCCGACAGCCCGGTCGTCAACGTGTCGTGGTTCGCCGCGCGCGCGTACTTGAAAGCGCAGGGCAAGGAGCTGCCGACCGTCGATCAGTGGGAGTACGCGGCGGCGGCGAGCGAAACGCGACGCGACGCGTCGCGCGACGCGGCCTTCATCGACCGTCTGCGCGTCTGGTACGGTCAGGCGGTGCCGGATCCGCTGCCATCCGTACGCACCGGCTTCCGGAACGTGTACGGCATCCGCGGCCTGCACGGACTCGTCTGGGAGTGGACGCTCGACTTCAACTCCGCGCTGGTGAGCGGCGAATCACGCGCCGACAGCGCGCTCGAGCGGTCGCTGTACTGCGGCAGCGGCGCGAGCGGCGCCGCCGACTTCGAGAACTATCCGGCATTCATGCGCTACGCGCTGCGGAGCAGCCTGCAGGCGCGGTACGCCGTCGGCAGCCTGGGCTTCCGCGGCGTCCGGAACCTGCCATCCGGAGGAACACGATGA
- the nirK gene encoding nitrite reductase, copper-containing: MAGMATIVVLGGCGTPPRQDAATLEVQGQEVAVMTDAPNVPPPITRRTPTRVVANLEVTEVVKRLADGVDYTFWTFGGAVPGKFIRVLEGDEVEFTLSNHPSSRMPHNIDLHAVTGPGGGAAASMTAPGHSSKFSFKAINPGLYVYHCATAPVGMHVANGMYGLILVEPREGLPKVDREYYVMQSEFYTQGRYGAPGLQPFSMEKALTETPDYVVFNGAVGAISGDQALKASVGERIRLFMGNGGPNIVSSFHVIGEIFDNVVHEGGTMVNHNVQSTMIPAGGSTIVEFKVEVPGTLILVDHSLFRAFNKGALGQIKVDGPDNARVYSGKQSDEIYQPEGGAIQSVPQAGIPRPPATNKAERITRGQASYAGTCAACHQPAGQGLAAAFPPLAASDYLNADKRRAISAIVHGLSGEVTVKGQKFNSVMPALTMSDEEIANVLTYVYNNWGNAGFEVTPAEVAAVRAAAPAKAGAPAAE; the protein is encoded by the coding sequence ATGGCGGGGATGGCGACGATCGTCGTGTTGGGCGGGTGCGGGACGCCACCGCGGCAGGACGCCGCCACGCTGGAAGTGCAAGGCCAGGAAGTGGCGGTGATGACCGACGCGCCGAACGTGCCGCCGCCCATCACGCGGCGGACGCCCACGAGGGTCGTCGCGAACCTGGAAGTCACCGAAGTGGTCAAGCGGCTCGCCGACGGCGTGGACTACACGTTCTGGACGTTCGGCGGCGCGGTGCCGGGCAAGTTCATCCGCGTGCTCGAAGGCGACGAAGTCGAGTTCACGCTGAGCAATCACCCCTCGAGCCGCATGCCGCACAACATCGATCTGCACGCCGTCACCGGGCCGGGCGGCGGCGCGGCGGCGTCGATGACCGCGCCCGGGCATTCCTCCAAGTTCTCGTTCAAGGCGATCAATCCTGGGCTCTACGTCTACCACTGCGCCACCGCACCGGTCGGCATGCACGTGGCGAACGGCATGTACGGCCTGATCCTCGTCGAACCACGCGAGGGCCTGCCGAAGGTCGACCGTGAGTACTACGTGATGCAGAGCGAGTTCTACACGCAGGGCCGCTACGGCGCGCCCGGCCTGCAGCCGTTCAGCATGGAGAAGGCGCTCACCGAAACGCCCGACTACGTCGTGTTCAACGGAGCGGTTGGCGCGATCAGCGGCGACCAGGCGCTCAAGGCCAGCGTCGGCGAGCGGATCCGGCTCTTCATGGGCAACGGCGGCCCGAACATCGTCTCGTCGTTCCACGTCATCGGCGAGATCTTCGACAACGTCGTGCACGAAGGCGGGACGATGGTCAACCACAACGTGCAGTCGACGATGATCCCGGCCGGCGGCTCGACCATCGTCGAGTTCAAGGTCGAAGTGCCGGGCACGCTGATCCTCGTGGACCACTCGCTCTTCCGCGCGTTCAACAAGGGCGCGCTCGGGCAGATCAAGGTGGATGGGCCGGACAACGCGCGCGTGTACTCGGGCAAGCAGTCCGACGAGATCTATCAGCCCGAAGGCGGCGCGATTCAGTCCGTGCCGCAGGCGGGCATTCCGCGGCCGCCGGCCACGAACAAGGCGGAGCGGATCACGCGCGGCCAGGCGTCGTATGCCGGCACCTGCGCGGCCTGCCACCAGCCGGCCGGCCAGGGTCTGGCCGCCGCGTTCCCGCCGCTCGCCGCGTCCGACTACCTCAACGCCGACAAACGGCGTGCGATCTCGGCCATCGTCCACGGGTTGAGCGGCGAGGTCACGGTGAAGGGCCAGAAGTTCAACAGCGTGATGCCGGCGCTGACGATGTCGGATGAAGAGATCGCCAACGTGCTGACGTACGTGTACAACAACTGGGGCAACGCCGGGTTCGAGGTGACGCCAGCCGAAGTGGCGGCGGTCCGCGCGGCCGCGCCGGCCAAGGCCGGTGCGCCGGCGGCCGAGTGA